The window CTGATTATCAAAATCTTGTACTCTTATAGAGGGAATAGGGGCGATTGCTGTTTCCATGCCTGATATTTGTATTGAGATGCAAATTTAGCTATTTCAGAATACACAAACTCAATATTGCTAGCATTTAGTTCAGGCTTGCAATATTTTCTAATATGGCAGATTCGATGAGCCTGTAAAAAATCTGTGCTTCAAATATTATGTTAAGTTAAATGGATTTATGAAAATCTCTTATGTAAGTGGAATTGGTTTGATTGTGAGCTGTATTCTATAATGAAAACAAAACTGATCGTTTATAAATGAATTGTAGAGCCTTTAAAAATTAGACCTATTATAATGCGCTATTTTCTTATAGAGATTTTAAACTCCACATCTGTACTATGTATCGCAAAATAGAGCGCTGAGTTTAGATGATTTATGAAGGAATAAATTTATAGCCGAAATAGAGTGGCTAAAATATAGCGGACTTTACCATTGGCCATACATTCAAAAATAAAGCAGCAGAAATTAAATGTTTATAGATCCATTGGTTTTACTTGAAGATTCTAAGGTGACTAGCGCTTCGCTAGAGGTAATCCTTATTCGGAAAATGATAAGATAGGTCGGAATTAAAAAACATAACTTAACATAATATAAATTATATAACCTTTGTCTATAACAAAAGGATGCGATGTGTATATTTAGATTTTGATGCTTTAATAAAATATGGACCAGTGCATTAAAAAAACAAGAAACTATCAGTTTAGTGCAGTAAAAAAAGCATTTATTGAATAACAGAGAATTTATTGTGAATCTTGATCCTTCCTATACTTAATATAAGCCCTAGTAGATTCGCTAAAAAAAATTAAAATAGCTGAAAGCCTCAACCCGTACACAAATCCTTGGGAAACTTCATTTTCAATTTCAAACGAACTTACAAAAACAAAAAATAGAAATACATTTCCTATAAGAGATGCCAGTTTACCAAGAGTTTCCATTTATAGCTTAATTTCCTAAAAATTTAAACAATTTCTTCCAACTAGAGAAATTGTAGGAAGTAATAATATGAATTGATACGATATGATATGAAACTATACATTTAAATTAAATAGTCCATTGAAGTATAAATCATTTTATACTCAGGACAGAGAAAATTTTTATTCTTTATCCCTGATTGCTCAGGATATTATTCCTCAATCTATTAATTTTCGACTGCGCTATAATAAGGACATCTAAACATGAGACGTAAAATTCCGGAATCTACACTGCCTAAATTGAATCGATCGCAAATGATTACTGCTGAAGGATTACAAAAGTTGCGGGATGAGTTGGATCATTTGTGGAAAGTTGAACGTCCAGAGACTACGGCCAAGGTTTCATGGGCCGCCAGTTTAGGCGACCGATCAGAAAATGCGGATTATCATTATAATAAAAAACGCTTACGTGAAATTGATAGCCGTGTTCGTTATCTGCGCAAATGCATTGATAACTTTAAAGTCATTCATTATCACCCTTCTCAGGAAGGCAAAGTAATGTTTGGCGCCTGGGTGGAAGTTGAGAATATGGATAGAGGACTAAAAAGACGATTCCGTATTGTGGGATATGAAGAGATTATTGGTAATAAAGATTATATTTCGATGGACTCTCCTCTTGCAAAAGCGCTTTTAAACAAAACTGAAGGCGATGAAGTCGTGGTTAAAACGCCTGCCGGTGAATTTAAATGGCAAATACTTAAGATTGACTACGAACAAACTGATACTGCTGATTCCTAAATCATCGGTTTTTTGCTTTCTGTCATAGCTTATTTTTAAATTCATCAAATGACAATTCATACAATTTCACTGGATGATCCGCTATGGGTACTTCAATATTTCCCACATGACTAAAGCCGACTTTTTCTAAAACTTTGCTTGAGCCTAGGTTATCTAAATTCGTGATTGCACAGACTTTACTGAGCCCATAAGTGCTAAAGGCTAATTCTACCATTTTTTGACCTGCTGCAGTAGCATAGCCCATCCCCTCATAGCGTTCTAAAATGGCGTATCCAATATCAACCCCATTTATTCCTTCTCTATCATGTATACTACAAGTTCCAATCTCCGCTTTTGTTTCACTATCCATAATGATATGGTTGACAAAAAAGCCTTTTTGATTTAAATCAGGATGCATTTTGGCTAGTATATACTGCCTGGCATCCGCTTCGGATTTAATCCCCCTATCCCCGATTTTGGCCAGAAATTTAGCGCTGGTCATCAGTTCAAATAATAAGGGCGCATCTTCTGGTGCTACGGGTCTTATAGTAATTGCTTTTAAGGCTTTGATATTCACTGGCTACTGGGTTTAAGGAATACTTTATATTTAATAAAAGTAGTGAAAAAAATTAGCAGAATAATTGAGATGAATTCAGCTATTATATACTTAATGATAATTTTGTGTCATTGCTAAGCTTATCTCTCTCCCATTGCTTTGGCCTAAATTAAATTTTCAGAGCCATATTTAAAAATAGGCACTGCATCTAAATCAGTTAAGAATTCAATCTTCGATTGCTGCTCACTTCTTTTAACAATAAGTGGATTTTGAGCTAGAGTACTTATGGATTGAAGTAATAAGAAGGATATAAAAATTAATCTGATTTAGATCATTGTAAATGATTTTCTATCCACAGGATAAGATTTGACTTAACTTTATCATGCAATTAGTTTACATTACTACTATCATGGCATCAACGAGGGGCAATTCTGGTTAACCAATTACATTAGATATTAATTGGGAGTTCTGTGAAAATTTATGTATTTCGTGATCAGAACTTAATATGGTGTCGCAGTCATATGTAATAGCTGAAGCAACAATCATACGATCATGTTCTTTGATTGTATTTTCATCCTCTAAAGCAATATAGTTCATCAATATTTCCTTATCTAATTCAACTATTCTGCAATTATCCTCTTCATAAAGTTGCTTTATTAATGTTTGGAAAGAAGTTAAACTGCTTTGATCGTATTCCAAGTTATGCCATATTTCTATGATTGAGATTGAACAAACAAACAATATATGTGATCCAGAATTAAGACCTTCAGTAATAATCCGCTTTGATTCACTCTTTAGATTATAGTTTTTATTCTTAATTTTTATACCCCAATAACGGATTAAGGCATTAGTGTCAATCATTACTCTCATTTGTTATATCATTTCTGCTTTGTGGTATGAGTTTGAAAAGAAGGTTAAAATTTCAGAAAGATTTTTATTTTCAATATCAAGGTCTTCATAAGACTCTTCAATTAACAGGTAAATGAAATTTTCATCAAATCCCTCTAGACTTCCACATAACTCCCCTCCTACTAGATCGACTGTATCATATAATGTTTCTAGATTGAAAACGTTCTCTCTTTTTAAACGAATTGAATCTGCTTTCTCAAATGCAAGATGTAGCGGTAAAATTATTCTTAGATCATCCCAGGTTTGGGCCCTTTCAAATAGGGCTTTGAAATCTTCATCTGCATTATCTTCTTTAAAATTTAGCAGTTGATCAATAGAAGGTTTTGTAATTGTATAATTTAAGTATTTGTTCATTTAATATTCAATTTAGATTTACCTAAAGCATCCTCCATCGGACTTTTTTCACGATTTAGAAAATTATCAGAAGTTATATTTTCCTGAGGCATTGTCTTTTTCTTATCAATTAAATTGCTAACAAATGTTTGATCTATTTTTTCCCTATCGCTAGTAGTTAATTCATTCAAAGCTATATGAGCAAATTTTAATATTCTGGCAGCATTAAATTTCGAGATTTTAGCTATCAAATCAATAGCATCTTCAGTGAAGGGAGATAATACTTCTAAGTCAACTATGTTTTTTTCAATTCTATAGTAGTTTAAATACACCTCCATTAATGCTCTAATATCTTGTTTTTTGATATCATCAAAGGCAACAACATGAGGTGATTCCATAAGATCATCGGAAGGAAGTGGGCTTCTGGCATTTAAGCCTGCTTTTTCCCAACCCTCCAACAACAATCGTTGAGTACCAGGATGGATTGTAAGTAATAGAATAAAAAAACCATGTATGGCCCCTTGGAGGTTACTTTCTAATAAGTTCTGCCTGATTTCATATGCAAATTCGATTCTTTCCGAAGGTTTTTGATAATCTACAATTTTTTCAAATTCATCTAGCAGTATATAAGAGCCATTAAAATCAGCAGCCAAAAAGATCCTAACCAGTTCATCAAATAATATTCTATTCAATTCCTTCTTCTTCCAGCTATCAGGTTTATTTACGGTAGTCTCAAAGACTGTCCTTGATGCTTCGCTGGACATGTATGAAAGCGATGATGCTAATTCATGGTGTACACCGAGATCAATTAGATATTTTTTTAGTTGTGTATTGAATTTTGAAAAATCTACCTTATTATTTAATAAAAAATTATTGTCTAGTAAGTTTCGAAAATCTGCCTCTGTATTTAAATCATCTAAAAAACTGGTATCGAAGTCATTTCCGTTCTTAAGTACTTTATATCTCAGTGTAATTAAACAGTCCTCGAAAATATTTTTTTTACAAATCTCTGTAATAATTAACTCAGATAATTGCCAAAATTTTGAGGTTTGCCCTGCTTTAGCTTTTATATAGACAGAAAAAGTTTTATTTAAGGAATTACTAGTTGAATCACCAAAATCTTGATTTATATCTTTATCAATATTAACTAAGAATGCAGATTTACCATTTCCTCTACCGGTAAATGAAGATTCTAGTAAATATCCTATTCTATCGTGGTCACCAGTAAGTGGTTTTTTTAAAAAATTTTTATGAAATTTGTCTAATTCATTCTTTCTAATTTCTCTATTGAAAATCTCTCCGTTTCTTTTAGGGTCTTCGGATTCTGGTTCAATAAATGGATTATATGGAAATGGATTTTCTTTCAAATTTAATTTGCCAAATCTATCAGCAATCTCCTTTACTTCCGCTTTTGGTTTTCTTAAAAATTTATTCATTTTAACGTATTTTAATACCAATAATATTTTTTGGAATATTATTTATTAATATCGGATATCTTTTTGATGTAACAAAAGTCCTTTCTTCTGGAGCTCTGTCAACTTCTAAAGATATTTTAAAGTTTTTGATTTGTTCGCTAATTGATTCTTCGTAAGCAATTCCAAGGAACTTAGTAAAATCTAATTCAGATAATTGGAGCTTAAAGCAAACAATATCTCTTAGATCTTGTACAGATATGAAAAAATTGTTTTTTATTTTTCTCAATTCCACATAATTTTCCCATAATGTTTGCACAAAGTTATCTTTAATATTATTCCATTTAGGTTCAAGTCTTATTAAATACTCTTTATTCAAGGTATTTGCCATCACTCTTAATTCTTTTTGGTTTTCTATATTAGCAGGAATAACTTTAGCTAATGGATATATTACCATACAATTAATTTCAGGAAAGAACTCTGAAAAATTAAGGAGTTTTAATTCCTTTGCTCTTCTAATCCAGATATCAAATGAAGTTCTTTCGAAAGTTTCGCCAAAAAATAAATTTATAAAGTAGCTGTAAGTTATACTCTTAACTTCCCGAGTAACATTAATATTTGATGTTCTACCATTCATCTTGTCGAGAAAAACTTGCAGTCCATTAAGCAACTTATAATAGATCTCATTATGATTTATTTCAATGTTCATGTACTTTTTAACATCATTAAATGCACACCTTGAAAAATCTCTGCAATACTTTTCAAGTGACGAATTATCA is drawn from Marivirga arenosa and contains these coding sequences:
- the greB gene encoding transcription elongation factor GreB, with the translated sequence MRRKIPESTLPKLNRSQMITAEGLQKLRDELDHLWKVERPETTAKVSWAASLGDRSENADYHYNKKRLREIDSRVRYLRKCIDNFKVIHYHPSQEGKVMFGAWVEVENMDRGLKRRFRIVGYEEIIGNKDYISMDSPLAKALLNKTEGDEVVVKTPAGEFKWQILKIDYEQTDTADS
- a CDS encoding type II toxin-antitoxin system VapC family toxin produces the protein MRVMIDTNALIRYWGIKIKNKNYNLKSESKRIITEGLNSGSHILFVCSISIIEIWHNLEYDQSSLTSFQTLIKQLYEEDNCRIVELDKEILMNYIALEDENTIKEHDRMIVASAITYDCDTILSSDHEIHKFSQNSQLISNVIG
- a CDS encoding GNAT family N-acetyltransferase; the encoded protein is MNIKALKAITIRPVAPEDAPLLFELMTSAKFLAKIGDRGIKSEADARQYILAKMHPDLNQKGFFVNHIIMDSETKAEIGTCSIHDREGINGVDIGYAILERYEGMGYATAAGQKMVELAFSTYGLSKVCAITNLDNLGSSKVLEKVGFSHVGNIEVPIADHPVKLYELSFDEFKNKL